TCGCGGCGTCGGCGGACGAATCGGGGCCGGACGGCGGGCCGGAGACCGTCGGCGACGACTGAGCGGTCGGTCTCGTGGCGTTCACCCGTCCGATTCACTCCGTCCCGTCGCCCGGCGCTGCCGCCGGAGGGTCGAGCTCGTGTGACACGACGGTGCCGTCCGGTTCGAGCGTGACCGTGCCGAGGGTGACGGTCGTCCCCGTCTCGAACCGTTCGGCGATGGTCCCGAGGACGGCCCGCTGATCGAGCAGGTCCCAGACGGTCTCGGCGACCAGCGACTGGAACGCCTCGGGGTCGGTCCACCCGGAGTCGACGTCCGACGGGACGTGAACGACGAACTGGAGCTCCTCCTCGGTGAGGTGAACGCCCACGCCGAACGTGTCTGCGCACATGCGCCGACGTTCGGACCGGAGTCGCAAATCTCCGTCGGCGCGTCCCGGCCGCACCGCTTCGTCCCGAAACCGGTAAGCGACGGGGGCCGGAACCGACTGACGACTCGATGTCGACCGATCCCCGCGTCCCGCCGGCGGCCGCCCTCGCCACCGCGGTGGTCGCGGTGAGCGCCGGGGCGATCCTCGTCAGGCTCAGCGAGGCGCCGAGCTCGGTGGCCGCGTTCTACCGGGTGTTGTTCACGACGCTGCCGCTGCTCCCGGTCGCGCTCTGGCGGTACCGGACCGAGTTCACACGGATCGGGCGCCGCGACCTCGCGTTCGCGACGCTATCGGGCGTCGCGCTCGCGCTCCACTTCGCCGCCTGGTTCGAGAGCCTGGAGTGGACGAGCGTCGCGGCGAGCGTCACGCTCGTCCAGGCGCAGCCGGTGTTCGTCGCGCTCGGCGCGTGGCTGCTCCTCCGAGAGCGCGTGACGCGCCGAATGGCCGTCGGCATCGCGGTCGCGGTCGCGGGGATGGTCGCGATGTCAGTCGGCGACCTCCTCGGCGGGGTGCTCGTCGGGCCGCGACCGCTCTACGGAAACGGCTTGGCGCTGTTCGGCGCGGTGACGGCGGCCGGCTACGTCCTCGCCGGTCGGTCGCTCCGGCAGCGCGTCTCGCTCGTCCCGTACGTGGTCGTCGTCTACGGGGTCTGTACCGCCTCGCTCCTCGCCCTCGTCCTCGCGGAGGGGCACCCGCTGGCCGGGTATCCGTCGCGCGAGTGGGCGATCTTCGCGGGGCTGGCACTCGGCCCGGGCCTGCTCGGACACACCGTCCTCAACTGGGCGCTCGCGCACGTCGAGTCGAGCGTGGCGTCCGTGTCGCTGCTCGGCGAACCGGTCGGCGCGACGCTGCTCGCGTTCCTCCTCCTGTCCGAGGCGCCGACGCCAGTCACGCTCGTCGGCGGCGCCGTCGTCCTCGCCGGAATCGCGCTGACGTCGACGGGCGCGTCGGGCTGACGTCGGAGTCGATCCGTCACGCCTCGAACCGCTCGATCGTCCGCCGGTGTCGGTCGCGGAACATCCCTTCGAATCCGACCTTCGCGAACGGCCCGGCGAGGTCGCCGAGCGGCCCGAGCGGGAGCCGGTACGAGACAGTGTCGACGAGGAGGGTCTCCTCGCCGTCGTCGTAGAAGGCGTGCGTGTGCTCCCACCGTCGGAAGGGGCCGCCGACCATGTCGTCGACGAAGCGCGCGCTCCCCTCGACCGAGGCGTCGCCGTCGGGCTCCCGCTCCACGATCCGGGAGACCCACCGCTGTCTGGGCCCGACGCCGAACGGCCGCATCGACATCCGTATCCGCGACCCCTCGGCGAGCACTTCCGGGTCCGGCTCCCCGTCCGGTCCCTCGACGCCGCCGATGCGGAGGTTCATCCAGTCCGGCGTGAGCGCGCGGAGGCCGTCGATCGTGGAGTGAAACGCCCACACCTCGTCGATGGGCGCGGGCACGCGCGTCGTCCGGCGGTACGTCGGCATACCCTCGCTACGTGGCGACCGGGCAAAAACCCCGCTTCGCCCGTGGGGGTTGCCGGCGATTCGCCCGCGGTGTCGTCGACGCCGAACCCCGACACCGATGGCGCGACGTCGCGAGCCTCGGCCGGTACCGAAATCCGAATACCGCTGCGACTCCCTCGGATCGGTAATGGAACGAGGCGCGATCGACATCGCGGAGTTGGCCGGTCCGTTCGACCTGCAGGCGACCGTCGAGAGCGGCCAGAGCTACCTCTGGAACCGCGCCGACGGGGACACCTACGCGGATCTCCACGCTCACGGCGGCGACGAGTGGTACGAGACGGTCGTCTCGCCGATTCCCGGCGTCGTCGACGAGCGCGTCCCCCTGCGGGTCAGACACGAGGGCGGTGTCCACGACGGGACGCTCTACTGGGAGTCGGCGACCGACGCCGTCCCGCTGATCGAACACCTGTTCCGGCTCGACGACGACCTCGACGCGATCCTCGACGCGACCCCGGACCTCCCCCTGCTCGAACGGGCGTACGACGCGTACGAAGGGATGCGACTCACCCGCGACCCGGTCTTCCCGTGTCTCATCTCCTTTATCTGCTCGGCGCAGATGCGCGTCGCGCGGATCCACGGAATGCAGCGACGCCTCCGGGAGACGTACGGCGACGTCGTCGAGCTCGGCGGGGAGAGATACCACGCGTTCCCGACGCCCGAGCAGCTCGCCGCCCGGACGGAAGCGGAGCTTCGCGACCTCTCCTTAGGCTACCGCGCGCCGTACGTCCAGCGGACGGCCGAGATGGTCGCGTCGGGCGAGGCGGACCCGCTTACGGCCGCGGACCTCCCGTACGAGGAGGCGCGAGAGTCGCTGACGCGGTTCGTCGGCGTCGGCGACAAGGTCGCCGACTGCGTGCTGCTGTTCTCGCTCGGCTTCCTGGAGGCGGTGCCGCTCGACACCTGGATCCGGACGACGATCGAGGAGTACTATCCCGACTGCGAGCGCGGGAACTACGCCGAGACGTCGCGGGCGATCCGCGAGCGCTTCGGCGGCGAGTACGCCGGCTACGCCCAGACGTACGTGTTCTACTACCTCCGGGCGGGCGGCGAGTGAGTCGGGCCGGTCGCGGGCGGCCGTCGTTTCGGCGCTTCGACCTGTCGGCCGAAGTTTCATATTGGATCGTGTGGTAGGTGGTACCGTGATGGACTGCCGAGTCGCCGTGGAGGCCGCCGTCCCGGTGTACGACGTTGGGACCGCCGACGAAGCCGTCCGGATCGCGATATCGAAGACCGGCGAGATGCTGAATCCGGACCTCAGCTACGTCGAGATCGACACCGGGAGCCGCACGTCGCCCGCGGGCGAGGAGCTACCGCCCGCCTTCGTCGCCGCCGACGAGGCGCTCGTCGCTCTCGAACTCCACATGGACGTGTTCAACGTCGAACGCGCCGAACACGCCAGTCGGGTCGCGCGGAAGGAGATCGGCCAACGGCTCCGAAACATCCCGCTGAAGGTGCTCGACGTCGAGGTGATCGAAGCGGACGACGAGGACGAGACCGAGCCGGACTCGCACCCTGACGACGAACCGTAGCGCCTCGGACTCTCCCGGCGAACTCCGGCGGGGTCGGAGCGAGCCGAAGGCTCCCTCGTGTCGGCGGATCCCGTACGGAACTGGTCTACCGGGATCGACCGTTCGAGGGACGAACGCACGGGTGCGGCTGCCGCTAGACGGGTGAGGAACGACGGGAAGCGGAACGAAATCTCAGTCTGCGGTCGGGGCCAGCGGCTCCGATTCGGACTCCTCCATCGGCTCCGTGATCCCCTCGGTCAGCTTAAAAACGGCCGCTTTGTGGTCGGTCTTCGACTTGTGAATCGATGTCGGCTTGACGCCCAGTTCTTCGTAGGCTTCGAGGTCGATGTCCTCGTTCCAGAACTCGCACTGTTTTCGTACCTCCGCGAGAAGGCCGTGAAGATGGATGAGCTCCTGCTTCTTCATGAGTAACAGCCCTTTGCTACCGGAGGTTTATATTATTATCTTGAGTCACGTTACCAAGGGGCTTCGCGTATTCGCCGTCTAGGAGGCGTAGACGGGTATTTTCGGGTTATCGATCGGGAAGGTTCTACCGGCCGACGATCGTCGATCGGACTCCGAGACGCGGCGCTGTCGCGCCGGGAGGTCGGTTCGCCGGTCTCGGGCGCGACGGTCCGCCCAGAGCGACGATCCGCCGAGGAGATCCCGCGGGCGCGAGCGCAGCCGCAGCGAGCTACTGGAACTGTTTGACCGCTTCGAGGTCGCGCTCGGTCCGCATGAACTCCGTCAGCCGACGGGTCGCGTGGCATTCGGGACAGCTGAAGTTCGAGCGGAGGTTCTGGAGATCAGCGGGGTTGTCCTGCCACTCCTTGGTGCACTCCGGACAGACGAGTCTGACGAACGCATCCACCATGGCCGGCCGTACACGCGGCCGGGTTAAAAACGTACGTGGCGAGAGCGATTCGAGGGCGCTCGAACGCGGAGAGAAAATGACAGGGAGAGAACCGTTCGGACGGCCGTGTCAGGGCGCCAGCCCCTCGCTCGCCTCGAGGAGTTCCTTGTACCGGTTCCGGAT
Above is a window of Halorubrum depositum DNA encoding:
- a CDS encoding UPF0058 family protein, whose protein sequence is MKKQELIHLHGLLAEVRKQCEFWNEDIDLEAYEELGVKPTSIHKSKTDHKAAVFKLTEGITEPMEESESEPLAPTAD
- a CDS encoding DUF7836 family putative zinc-binding protein — its product is MVDAFVRLVCPECTKEWQDNPADLQNLRSNFSCPECHATRRLTEFMRTERDLEAVKQFQ
- a CDS encoding DMT family transporter — encoded protein: MSTDPRVPPAAALATAVVAVSAGAILVRLSEAPSSVAAFYRVLFTTLPLLPVALWRYRTEFTRIGRRDLAFATLSGVALALHFAAWFESLEWTSVAASVTLVQAQPVFVALGAWLLLRERVTRRMAVGIAVAVAGMVAMSVGDLLGGVLVGPRPLYGNGLALFGAVTAAGYVLAGRSLRQRVSLVPYVVVVYGVCTASLLALVLAEGHPLAGYPSREWAIFAGLALGPGLLGHTVLNWALAHVESSVASVSLLGEPVGATLLAFLLLSEAPTPVTLVGGAVVLAGIALTSTGASG
- a CDS encoding DUF555 domain-containing protein translates to MDCRVAVEAAVPVYDVGTADEAVRIAISKTGEMLNPDLSYVEIDTGSRTSPAGEELPPAFVAADEALVALELHMDVFNVERAEHASRVARKEIGQRLRNIPLKVLDVEVIEADDEDETEPDSHPDDEP
- a CDS encoding SRPBCC family protein, yielding MPTYRRTTRVPAPIDEVWAFHSTIDGLRALTPDWMNLRIGGVEGPDGEPDPEVLAEGSRIRMSMRPFGVGPRQRWVSRIVEREPDGDASVEGSARFVDDMVGGPFRRWEHTHAFYDDGEETLLVDTVSYRLPLGPLGDLAGPFAKVGFEGMFRDRHRRTIERFEA
- a CDS encoding DNA-3-methyladenine glycosylase family protein, coding for MERGAIDIAELAGPFDLQATVESGQSYLWNRADGDTYADLHAHGGDEWYETVVSPIPGVVDERVPLRVRHEGGVHDGTLYWESATDAVPLIEHLFRLDDDLDAILDATPDLPLLERAYDAYEGMRLTRDPVFPCLISFICSAQMRVARIHGMQRRLRETYGDVVELGGERYHAFPTPEQLAARTEAELRDLSLGYRAPYVQRTAEMVASGEADPLTAADLPYEEARESLTRFVGVGDKVADCVLLFSLGFLEAVPLDTWIRTTIEEYYPDCERGNYAETSRAIRERFGGEYAGYAQTYVFYYLRAGGE